One window from the genome of Garra rufa chromosome 1, GarRuf1.0, whole genome shotgun sequence encodes:
- the LOC141330763 gene encoding uncharacterized protein, with amino-acid sequence MVFVKEENEEDTSEPELWRIKQEEPETWKIKHEESGEFFEESEENEILNENERKNHIKTEETPLSCSQTKQEALKKRGAKKYFTCTQCGKILTSKHSLIRHMNIHTRDEPYSCDQCGRRYMTASVLKKHLRVHATKEQRKMHTGAREYMCFECEKTFTSAKCLKLHESTHTGEKPFKCSHCDMRFSDSANQKTHERIHTGEKPYHCTECGQQFNRSSALHSHTQNYHKLIEENEENGESSEAEEENHVKTGEKHLSCSQTKQKDKKKRRAKNPFICTQCGKRLRSKFHLERHMNAHTREKRFTCDQCGKSFTKCCFYKQLCLQNLIEHQKMHAVGEYVCLKCEKTFTSAFGLKVHERIHSGVKPCKCSHCDKRCNRSGDLKTHENIHSGEKPHKCSHCDKRFNKLGDLKKHENIHTGEKPHKCSHCDKGFSRSGDRKTHERIHTGVKPYKCSHCNKRFIQSSHMRTHERIHTGVKPHKCSHCDKRFNRKGDLKIHERIHTGVKPFKCSHCRKRFRVLTNLYKHEMIHTGEKPHECSHCDKRFSRKGDLKIHEMIHTGVKPFKCSHCRKRFRVLTTLYKHEMIHT; translated from the exons aGTTTTTTGAAGAAAGTGAGGAGAACGAAATATTGAATGAGAATGAGAGAAAGAATCATATCAAAACCGAAGAAAcacctttgagttgctctcaaaccAAACAAGAAGCCTTAAAGAAAAGAGGAGCCAAGAAATATTTCACCTGCACCCAGTGTGGAAAGATTTTAACAAGCAAGCATAGTCTTATCcgtcacatgaacatccacactagagacgAACCGTACTCGTGTGATCAATGCGGCAGAAGATATATGACGGCTTCGGTCCTGAAGAAACACCTGAGAGTTCATGCAACGAAGGAACAACGGAAAATGCACACTGGTGCGagagagtacatgtgctttgagtgtgaaaagacttttacttcAGCAAAGTGTTTAAAACTGCATGAGAGTacccacactggagaaaaacctttcaagtgttcacactgcgacatgAGATTCAGTGATTCAGCAAATCAGAAAacgcatgagaggatccacactggagagaaaccgtatcactgcactgaatgtgggcaGCAATTCAATCGTTCATCTGCTTTACACAGTCATACACAAAACTATCACA agttgattgaAGAAAATGAGGAGAATGGAGAGTCAAGTGAAGCTGAGGAGgaaaatcatgtcaaaactggagaaaaacatttgagttgctctcaaaccaaacagaaagataaaaagaaaagaagagccaAGAATCCTTTCatctgcactcagtgtggaaagcgTTTGAGAAGCAAATTTCATCTTGAGCGTCACATGAACGCTCATACACGAGAGAAACggttcacttgtgatcagtgtggaaagagtttcacaaaatgttgtttctACAAACAATTGTGTCTACAAAATTTGATAGAACATCAGAAAATGCATGCTGTGGGAGAGTACGTGTGCTTAAAGTGTGAAAAGACGTTTACTTCAGCGTTCGGTTTAAAagtacatgagaggatccactcTGGAGTGAAACCTtgtaagtgttcacactgtgacaagagatgcAATAGATCAGGAGATCTTAAAACACATGAGAATATCCACTCTGGAGAGAAACCtcataagtgttcacactgtgacaagagattcaataAATTAGGAGATCTTAAAAAACATGAGaatatccacactggagagaaacctcataagtgttcacactgtgacaagggATTCAGTAGATCAGGAGATcggaaaacacatgagaggattcacactggagtgaaaccttataagtgttcacactgtaacAAGAGATTCATTCAGTCATCACATATGagaacacatgagaggatccacactggagtgaaacctcataagtgttcacactgtgacaagagattcaataGAAAAGGagatctgaaaatacatgagaggattcacactggagtgaAACCgtttaagtgttcacactgtagAAAGAGATTCAGAGTGTTAACAAATCTGTATAAACacgagatgatccacactggagagaaacctcatgagtgttcacactgtgacaagagattcagtagGAAAGGagatctgaaaatacatgagatgatccacactggagtgaaaccgtttaagtgttcacactgtagAAAGAGATTCAGAGTGTTAACAACTCTGTATAAACACGAGATGATCCACACttga